Part of the Paenibacillus aurantius genome, GGTTGAATGGACATTTCCCAAATGTCTATAAGTTCTACCCGGTAATGCCGGTCCGGCTTTAAGTCAAGCTCATAATAGGAAGGACGGTATTTCCCCAAATAGATCAGGGCATATTCCCCTTCCCTTCTTTTTTGTATCCAATCCTCGGGGCCTTCTTCCATGATGGTTCGCAGGAACCGGATGCGCTCCGGGCTTTCCCCGTAGAGCTTGCCCCCGCTCGATATCCAGGCGCGGGTCGGTGTATTCTCGAACGATTCCCCGTGAGCGACGAAGCCGCCTCTCGTGAACCCCTCCCAGTAGCGGCTGACCAATTCCAACCCGGTGATGTTCCCCCATCTTCTGGAAATGTTGCCCTCATAGGAAATTTCGTCAATCGTAATCGGCTTGCGGACCGCTTCCCTCCATGCGGTGGTCAGCTCCGCATCCCAATGCTGAATGCTCTGATGGGTCAGCCACGATTTGCCAAAGTCAAAAAGGGAAGAGCGCTCATACATTTTCGTCCCGTTGTGAATGGAACGCAGCCGCTGATAGGGATCCTTCTTCTGGACGTACTGCAGCAGGCGGTCCCAATCCTCCACCGTTTTGGCCTTGTTGAAATCATATTCATTGGACAGCGACCACCAGACATTCCGGAAGGCGGCCAGCCTCGCGATCACATAGCGCAGAAAGTGGAAATCCTGCTCCCGTGTCAGGCTGTTGAAGCCCCATCCCCCTTGCTTGTCGTAGGGATGAAACAAGATCAGATCCGCCTCCACCCCGAGGTTCCTTAGATCCAGAATCCGTTTCTCCAGATGCTGGAAGAAGGCGGGATTGAAGCGGGACGTATCCGCGTCCTCCGGGGAGGTTCCGCTGAAAGCCACCATAGGCGGGCGCATATCCCGGGTCGGAAGCAGGCACATGCGCATTTTGTTAAAGGGCGACTGGGCGAGCTCCTTCAAGGTCATCTCCTCATGGCCTTCATCCCCTGTATGGGTCCAGTGGTAGCACGTGGTGCCAAACGGCATATAGCGGGTTCCATCCTCGTAAGCGAAATAGTAACCGTTATGCACCTTAACCGGTCCGTGGTTTCCCGGCTGAGGGGTCGTGCATTCCCATTGTCCGGTAATGCCGTTCAGTTCCGGGACATTGCTTATCGTTTCGTAACGCCAGATTCCTTCCCGGTCCGGCATAAATCGGATCCGGTAGGATCCCTCTCCATCGTAGAACCCTTCGATTTCCATCTTGTCATTCCGGTATTGAAAACGCGCTGCAAGGAACACCTCTTCATACGGGTTCCCGTCTGACGGGCCGTCCAGGGTCAGCTCGAAAATGTCCCAACGCTCTACTTGCTCGATACTCCCGAGTTTTGTCATCTTTCTCTACCCTCTCCCTATCCTTTCGGTCTTTATTCCACCAGTCCCGTACGCTCCACGCCCTCCACAAACCATCGCTGTGAGAAGAGATAAAGGATGAGAGGAGGCATGACCGCGAGGAACGACTTCGCCATATCGAGGGATTTGGCAAAGAGCTGTCCTTCCTCCGTGCTGAGGTCCGCCGTCGCTTTGGTGAGCGCAATGGACAAGGGAACATCCTGCATCTTAAACAAGAACATCATGGGATAATAACTGTCATTCCAGTTCCAAACGAAGGAAAACAGGAACACGACCACAATCGCCGGCGTGGCGATCGGAAGCATGACCTTGAAGAATACCCGATAGAGGCTTGCCCCGTCGATCTTGGCCGCTTCCTCCAGCTCCTTCGGCAGAATGGAGAAAAATTGGCGATAGATGATGACGTAGAGGGCTCCCTTCAGTCCGTGACCGAACAAAGCGGGCACGATCATCGGATAGTAGGTATCGACCCAGCCGACTTCCCGGTACATGAGAATCAGCGGTAGAACCGTTACCTGCGGCGGGATCACAAAGGTGAAGATCAGGCAGGCGAACCAGAACCGCTTGAAGGGGAACGCCACCCGGGCAAAGGCATAGCCCGCCATGGCGCAGGCCACCAGCTGAAAAAGGGATGCTACGATCGAAAGCCCGAAGCTCACGCTGAAGGAAACCGGATATCGAAGCAGGGTCCACGCCTTGCTCAGATGCCCCCAGTAAAGCGACCGGGGGATCCAGTTTACGGAAGGATCCAGCAGGTCCTGCA contains:
- a CDS encoding carbohydrate ABC transporter permease is translated as MGKVINALRNKPIRPMLMGTGERIRLILFGKEADKGLLFRLFLYVILIETAYLYLNPILYMVTTMVKGLQDLLDPSVNWIPRSLYWGHLSKAWTLLRYPVSFSVSFGLSIVASLFQLVACAMAGYAFARVAFPFKRFWFACLIFTFVIPPQVTVLPLILMYREVGWVDTYYPMIVPALFGHGLKGALYVIIYRQFFSILPKELEEAAKIDGASLYRVFFKVMLPIATPAIVVVFLFSFVWNWNDSYYPMMFLFKMQDVPLSIALTKATADLSTEEGQLFAKSLDMAKSFLAVMPPLILYLFSQRWFVEGVERTGLVE
- a CDS encoding DUF5060 domain-containing protein, which codes for MTKLGSIEQVERWDIFELTLDGPSDGNPYEEVFLAARFQYRNDKMEIEGFYDGEGSYRIRFMPDREGIWRYETISNVPELNGITGQWECTTPQPGNHGPVKVHNGYYFAYEDGTRYMPFGTTCYHWTHTGDEGHEEMTLKELAQSPFNKMRMCLLPTRDMRPPMVAFSGTSPEDADTSRFNPAFFQHLEKRILDLRNLGVEADLILFHPYDKQGGWGFNSLTREQDFHFLRYVIARLAAFRNVWWSLSNEYDFNKAKTVEDWDRLLQYVQKKDPYQRLRSIHNGTKMYERSSLFDFGKSWLTHQSIQHWDAELTTAWREAVRKPITIDEISYEGNISRRWGNITGLELVSRYWEGFTRGGFVAHGESFENTPTRAWISSGGKLYGESPERIRFLRTIMEEGPEDWIQKRREGEYALIYLGKYRPSYYELDLKPDRHYRVELIDIWEMSIQPLEGTFTGTSRIDLPSKPYKALRVQAV